A genomic segment from Spinacia oleracea cultivar Varoflay chromosome 3, BTI_SOV_V1, whole genome shotgun sequence encodes:
- the LOC130469272 gene encoding uncharacterized protein, giving the protein MFLSKYTNIGSFEKLDIETPDIYVKKIVFGCEYYAKVQGQPILMRKDIIAATIINCLPNKFPYLELKEKFKDMHSDNGTPNLAKYGTWDGRWKYDSEILTTIIEAAESGFRDGKIVGSHVGDSVTEEPMGISVNNDLEENDVAVENENVGVEAENPNPAAHEPTIEISSDSDAELESEQEMASEPNQDEDMGEDANPKEDPDEDPEEEFDNLEI; this is encoded by the coding sequence atgtttctttccaagtataccaatataggatccttcgagaaacttgatatagaaaccccagatatttatgtgaagaaaattgtgtttggatgtgaatattatgctaaggttcaagggcaacctatcttaatgagaaaggatatcatagcagccactatcattaattgcttacctaacaaatttccatacctagaactcaaggaaaagtttaaagacatgcattctgataatggaactccaaacttggctaagtatggaacttgggatggtagatggaaatatgattcagaaattctgaccaccattattgaagcggcagaaagtgggtttagagacggtaaaatcgtagggagtcatgttggggattcagttacagaagaacctatgggaattagtgtaaataatgacctagaggaaaatgatgtagctgtggagaatgagaatgtaggtgttgaggcagagaatcctaacccagcggctcatgagccaaccattgagatctctagtgattcggatgcagagctcgaaagtgaacaggagatggcaagtgagcctaatcaagatgaagacatgggtgaagatgcaaaccctaaggaagaccccgatgaagaccctgaagaagagttcgataatcttgagatctaa
- the LOC130469273 gene encoding uncharacterized protein → MANNNDLAAAIRLLAEKLTHERTERPDSAGEMFERLSKVKPPYFNGQADPTFLENWIREFEKLFEAVSCPGSMRVSQAVLYLKDEADLWWKENGNRLSAVEGFNWDSFIVALRGKFYPPFMRKQKAQEFINLRMGNMTIAEYYSNFIALSRFAPEVVATEELKAQRFEQGLTDEIQLGLGGETFTSLDIVYGRAAHIYGLQSRREKKTVVIGEKRKDFNAGGNQENFKRNRNGNGNGNGNFHGGNNQGHHNNSNPYERVHHCKMCSNNHPGKNCKGELVACNYCQKRGHREYECFTKHRKEQNSNGVGNQVRFNQSGGQNSKPGGAQNNQENHNKPANDNNNPNKAPGKLYMMNQNENERSADIDSGGEFFVGDF, encoded by the exons atggccaacaacaatgatctagctgctgcgattcgcctcttggcggaaaagctaacccatgagagaactgagcgccccgattctgcaggagaaatgtttgaaagactttctaaggttaagccaccgtatttcaatgggcaagcagacccaaccttcctggaaaactggattagggaatttgagaaactatttgaggctgtgagttgccctgggagtatgagagtaagtcaagctgtcctatatctaaaagatgaagccgatttgtggtggaaagaaaatggaaatagactaagtgctgttgagggattcaattgggattcattcatagttgccttgagggggaagttttatcctccttttatgagaaagcagaaagcgcaggagtttatcaaccttaggatggggaatatgactattgctgaatactatagcaactttatagctttgtcgaggtttgcgcctgaggtggtagctactgaggagctaaaggctcaaaggtttgagcaagggctgactgatgaaattcaattgggattaggtggagaaacctttacatccttagacatagtgtacgggagagctgctcatatttatggtctgcagtctagaagggaaaagaaaactgtggtaattggggaaaagaggaaagattttaatgctgggggtaaccaagaaaactttaaaaggaatagaaacggaaatgggaatggaaatggaaatttccatggaggaaacaatcaggggcaccacaacaactcgaacccatatgagagagtgcatcattgcaagatgtgcagtaacaatcaccctggtaagaactgcaaaggagaattagtggcctgcaactattgtcagaaaagggggcatagggagtatgagtgcttcactaagcacagaaaggaacaaaatagcaATGGAGttggaaaccaagtgaggtttaaccaatCTGGAGGTCagaattcaaagcctggaggggcacaaaacaatcaggAGAAccataataagcctgcaaatgataacaacaacccgaataaggctccaggaaagttgtacatgatgaatcagaatgaaaatgaacgatctgccgatatagattctg gcggagaattctttgtaggcgacttttga